In the Sus scrofa isolate TJ Tabasco breed Duroc chromosome 8, Sscrofa11.1, whole genome shotgun sequence genome, CGTGTTGTTTGTTTCCTTAGTTTTTCCAATTTCCTTACCCTAAATTACAAATACAGTGTTCATTGTACTGAATTATCAATTTTCTGTACAAAGATCTGTCTCTCTCACTGGTCTATAGCCATTGCTGttatagcatatttttaaaacttaatttaatgTGAATGCACATCCATATAAATATCTTCAAATACCATGAGAACCACCTCACCATGACATAGAAGTAGAtcattctattttgttatatgaCTTTGGATGTTCATGAACTTGGCACATATCTGCAGATAGCAATGTAATATGTAATAACAGCTAACTTGAGGGTAGGACAGGGGTCATTCATGTCAATGGCTCTCAGcccctggaacagtgcctggcatgtagcaaATGGTCAGTCAGTATTAGATGGTTTAGAGGGATGTATGCAAGCACACATCAATctatgatggatggatggatggagggatggatggcagacactgaagaagaaaagcCCATTTCATGGAGAACTAAGACAAAGTCTTTTCTCTCCCAACTTCAGTATTTAAGCAAGACTAACACTCCATAATTCTCCTCTCTATCCAGCATATGTCTGACTTAATAGGGAGGGGAGAACCATTCTCCCTTCATTCCATTCGCCACTAATCAGCCCTTATCACAAGGGAAAAATCTTTCGAGCAAACAGGAAGAATTACCATAAAATATTACATCAAGTCCCCGATTATCTAATTCCTAGCTGTTCCAACTATTAAATACCTATAGAAATCCAAATGTTGAGATCTTTAAGACTTTTTCAAAGCTGACCTTTTTAAATTGCTTCTTGGTATTTATGGTTTGGTCTCAAAGAATTTTCAAGAGGATAAGACCACAAGCAAGCTCGTCCAATATCTTCAACAAGTGGAAAACTAAAGTCAGGGAGATAAAGTCCCTTCTTCACACTCACTTAACTAATCCATGGCTGGACAGAGTCTTTATCGGGTCTGCTGAGTCACTGCTTACCACTTTCCTCACTGGAGTTTACAGTGGATTGAGGTCCAATTTCTTCATATTACAAATCAGGCATTTGAAACTCAGACaagaagtgacttgcccaaagttgtTGAGGCAGAAGAATTTCAGTACATAATGAAATGTAATGGTCAAACCATCAATGTACTGATTCCAAAATggttttttaattgatgtatcaAAGTCACTGTGAGGACAGCAAAAGTTAAGCTCCTATTGAAGATAAAATAACATTGTAGAAGTTGAGGCCTTTGATTCAAAAGTAAATTTAACAGTAAAATACTATTCCtattccatccctatcaaaaaaaaaaaaggagcaaagacTGAAAGATCAGACTATTTTGGccttatttcaagaaataaatacCAGAGTTGGTTCTAGCTGGGGCTTGTGGAATTTCAACTTAACAACAAAAGTCATCTAGAGCTGAGGATGAGCTATGATCAGTAACAGCACTGATCCTAGCTACCCGAAAAAGGTTGCATTCAGTATTGGCATTTTCTGTGCATCACAAATTATTAAACACCCTCTTTCTAAaagtattaaaacaaaatacttgATGTTTTGAGGGCAAAGCTTTAATTCTCCTAAAACTTGTGTTATTCTGAATACTTCATTGCTAAATTTGCCAAGTAACTGAAAACTGATCAAACTCATACATTGATGGATGTATAATAGTCaaataaattatatcaagcaCTATCAAGATAATAGGCTTAGCTTAATAAAAGTTCTTGAGAACAAATACATAGTTAAGAGTACAATTACACAGTATAACAACAATATACTTTCCTGGACTACAAAAGTGCATTACAGACTAACAATAATGTGGATACTTTTCAGGAAAGTATCATTATATAAGCATTATTTATGGAATGGATTTGGCCATAAAATTCAGAACATTTTATATGCTTTTAAGTCACTGTTATTACATatatggttttaaaattaaatagattttGCTTATCACTTTCAAACCATGATCATAATTACTCTGCACTTTACCTATGGTTGATCTGTAGATATAAAGATTGGACAAACAGAAAATGTGCCTGTATGATGATTTTTAATTTGTCGAAATCCTTTCACAGCCCTTATGTCTTTTCTACATACATGGAGACCCAGAGAAATTAAAGGACTTGCCTAAAATAATACAACCATTTAGCTGCGAGCCAAAAAGAATTAAAGGTTTTTTATTTCAGCCCCAAAGGTAAGAGGCATTTTGATGAAGGGGAAACATCATGAGGCTATGACTTGGATTCCAGTCCTAGCCTTGCTATTGAAGCGAGTTTCTTCACCTTTCTGGCAttcagttttctcctctaaaaCAGAACCCCTGCCCAGTGGTAGCAGTCATTGTTCTTTGGCCATCCTGACATATTAAAGGGCCCTCTCTGGTTGCAGGTACACTTTACAATTTATACTCTGGCCCCTGCCCCAGGAGATGTTCAGGTGCCAGAGGGAGGCATGTGTTCAAATCACAGCTCCGTCACTCACCAGCTCTGTTCTCTTGAACACACTAACTTCTCcctggctcagttttctcatctacagtGGAAGTAATAATAATTCATAGTTTATAAAGTTGTGGCAAGACTTGAAGATAATGCATGCATAGAAAGCATTGCCCCTGGTACCTGGTAAATGTTCAATAAGTATGAGCTAATCTAACtttgattaacttttttttttttgcctttttagggccacacacacagcatatggaagtttcctggccaggggtcgaatcggagctacaactgccagcctctgccacagccacagccacaacaccagatccaagccacttctgtgacctataccatggttcacagcaatgctggatccttaaccttctgagtgaggccagggatcaaaactgcatcttcatggataccagttgggttcattaccactgagccacaatgggaatgcccagattaactttttattaataatactgATAGAAGTAGAATGGGGCATGAAGCTAAGTAGCCTCTAAGGATTCATCTTGTTCTGTCTGCATCCATGACCTCAGTCTGGGAAATAATATCAGCATGCTCACTGAATTCTTCCTGTAGTGATGAGTGTCTGGATGTGTCTAATTTAGCAGCAGGTGATCCATCATTAAAAAGAtggttaattattttaaattgatcaGGATTTAAATGATTTCTTACATACTCAGGAAAATTTTCTTGAAATGATGAAAATTCTCTACTTCTGTTTTAGTGcatcagtgattttttaaaacattaattaccTAAAAGTATACTGTTGAAAGTTGACTGAGAAGCCAAAGTTATGGCAGGTGGGCCTGTTCTTAGTGTCTCTACATTTGAAGAAACTATTAATTAAACTATAAACTCTTTTTGAAGGTTTGAGAGGTAAGACTGGACCACTGGGCCTTGCTGGAGAGAAAGGGGACCAAGGAGAGACTGGGAAAAAAGGACCCATGGGAcctgagggagagaaaggagaagtagGTCCTGTTGGGCCTCCTGGACCAAagggagacagaggagagaaaggggagcCGGGGCTGCCTGGTGTTTGTAGATGTGGAAGCATCGTTCTCAAATCTGCTTTTTCTGTTGGCATCACAACCAGCTACCCAGAAGAAAGGCTACCAATCATATTTAACAAGGTCCTCTTCAATGAGGGAGAGCATTACAACCCTGCAACGGGGAAGTTCATCTGTGCTTTCCCAGGAATCTATTACTTTTCTTATGATATCACATTGGCGAATAAGCATCTGGCAATTGGGCTGGTACACAATGGGCAGTACCGGATAAAGACCTTTGATGCCAACACAGGAAACCATGATGTGGCTTCAGGGTCCACAGTCATTTATCTTCAGCCAGAAGATGAAGTCTGGCTGGAGATCTTCTTCACTGACCAGAATGGCCTCTTCTCAGACCCAGGTTGGGCAGACAGCTTGTTCTCCGGATTTCTCCTGTACGTTGACACAGATTATCTAGATTCCATATCAGAAGACGACGAGCTCTGATCAGCACCGTTGGCCTGAATGTCCCAGGATCCTTGTGGCAGACACTTTGATTTAATCTGGGCCCTGCCAGGTGGAACAAGAAGAAATGAGCTCCAAAAAGACTCCCACTCAGATTCCAGAGCATTTACAGTTATAGCAGAATCTATTAAAGCAAGTTGGAACCACCAAACTGCTGAAATCATgccaaaatgaatttataaaacaataaCCTCAGATATGTTTTCTCAAAAGTGAtggttcataaatatttaaacaaattaaagaCAATGTTAcaaattttctattaaattcCTTGAGTGCTGAAACAAAGCTGGCAATGATATTGtctcattaaatttttataaagttacATTTTTGCCTGTTATTTAAGAGAAGCATAACATACCACAATCCTTGACAATTCTCAAAAGGCTGTAGTacgtaaaaataataataataataaaggtaagAGATGCCAAGAAATTTCAAGCAATTTCAATTCATTCCTTCATGCTTGTATATATTCACTCAGAAACTCTTTAATGAGCTTGTATAAACCGGACACTATAATACTGGGCCAGATCTAATAATGagttaaaacaaaaatccctTCCTTCACACAGGGTAATGTGTGATGAAGCATATTGTCACAGTTCAATGTGGTAAGCACCATGGCAAATATATTGACTGGGTTCTAGAGGCACACTGGACCTGCTATTCCTGGGAGGGGTGCTAGAGAAGATTTTACACATGGAAGAACCCTATACATGCTAAGGTATGTATTTTTAAGTAGGCGGGAAGGATGCAAATAAATCAAGGAATTCAGTGGTTACATTCTTCCCATCTCCCCCTCAAAATACCATTAGTATTTGCAATCAGAAAGGGATGAAAACTTGAGAGATATCCTGAGAAGAGTGAtggaaatgaagagaaacaaGTTACAGAGGCCAGTCAGTAGGTTGTCTCCTAAATTCTTATTGTGATGGTTTCCTTGGACAAATGTCCTCTTAGCCTTCTCACAGATAATGGCACTACTTTACATTGTAGTGAGATACTGTTTCTCATGGATATACCCAGTATTGAATTCAAATACAGCAAAGCTTATGACCCCCCGATTTACAAATGAGTTGATGGGAGgagtgaaaggaaagaagagagggtgCGACCCAACATCTGAGCAAATAGCTGCCTTTCCAGGTCTCATTCATCCCTTAATTCCACTCTCCAGTGTCAGCATCTTGTTCCCCAAACTGAAATTTCTCTGTTAATCTCACCCATAATTCTCTCACCACCATTCCCTTGACTGATAGTAATGATATTCCCTTGCATCCTCCCTTGTGGCATCATCTCACCCTCCTCCCACGtattcctctctttcctcattcATTTAATATCATGTAAAACCTCCTATGGGTAATCATCACACAGGGTTCTGTTAAGGTGGAGCAACACCTAGATGAATGTGGTTCATCACCTGCCATCAACAGTCTAAGcagacaagaaaggaaatgacatgcacacatacacaaaataccTAGAATTCTGGAAATGGACATGCTAAAATATGCTGAGTGATAAActggagagaaagacaaagtacTTTAGAAGGAATGCTGAGGGGGGAATGTTAAGGCCCAAATTAGAAAGTGAGAGAAAACAACGAGGGAAAGCTTCTCCACCCCGTGAGCTGGAAGTGACAAATAGGACTTGGAGTGGCCAAAGTGGTGGAAGGACACTACAGACAGAGGTAATAATGGGGGCAAAACATGAAAGTGAGAACAGAGACCCAAAAGAGAATCTACAGGCCATATTGGCAAAGGTCTAGAATATCAACCTGAGCACGAGGGGCCTCATACATGAGAAAGTGTGGAGCCCCTCTGTGTTCTAAAGCTGGGTGCTACCATTATCTAGGGTGACAATGATAACAATCAAGTAGCTGTGCATAAAGGCAATGCTTTCTTCTCCCATCTTTATTCCATCTTACTTCCACCATCTTCCCCTGCCCACTgggctttatccattcatttctctccttctcaGTCAGGACGTGGGTCTGGAAGACCAAGGCCAATAAAGATTagacaaagaaggagttcccattgtagctcagggggttaagaactcgactagtagcaatgaggatgtgggttcaatcccctgcctccctcagtgggttaaggacctggtgttgctgcaagctgaggcatagattgcagacatggctgtgttgctgtggttgtggtgtagaatggcagctgcagctcggattcgacccctagcctgcaaaccttcatgtgccacagatgcatcggtaaaaagagaaggaaggaagaaaggaaggttagacaaagaagaaaaaaaggtggtTTGAGACAGTCACCTGCCTCTGGATAGCTGAACCTGGAATGCTGAGCTGTaaagtgttgaaaaaaaaaaaaaaagccaacggGAGTACCTAATCTGGGGAACAAAATATGAGCCCTCTGAGCACTGTAGGATTTGCTAGAAACTGGAAATGGAGAATGTATTGCAGACAGCCATGCCCCAGAAGATTATTATGTAATTTAGATTTTCTTCTGATCATGATCCtttaatgcattcattttttGGATGCTGTTTACTTACTTAACTCTTAAACGTTTCTCTCATTACAAAGCCTACAGAGTAGCCTTTGAAACTGAAGTTTCTTTAGCTGGTTCTAGGCCAAgggatgaattttattttgaaatatctggCAGGATGGTGATGGGTATCAGAAGGCTAAAGTGGGAAAGGAAAGGCTATTTTGGTATTAAAAGGATAAACTCTTAAGCAAAGGCAGGTGTCTTTATTCCTACAAACATGATAGATACAATTTATCCACCTCTACTTATATTTGTGTAAAGAAAGTAGAAGAATGACTTGGGTTTGAAAAATTCCAAGTCCTTCTTTGTAAGGGCTGACTTGTAATGAATATGAattaagaaatgtttattgaTAATATACCACCTTGTTCCAGAAGGATTCAAAGCCACTTATAAAGATggataaaatacagaaagaacaCATTAGTCAGAAGCAGATGAGAAGAAaagggcaaaacaaaaaacaaaagaaagggaagagtgaGGCTAATACAAAATCTTGTGTATGTAAACACAGGTGTTCTTATGTTACACATCTCTAGGATACATGTGCTTCCTTGTACCTGTGCCTGCAAAAAGGACATCCCCAGGTCATTTGTCATTGTGAATGATGTTGTTggtgatggattaaaaaaaagattccacaaaCTCTAGATATACTTTCTCTCTGCCAGTCAATGACAAAATCATGgacataaacacatttttttaaatttttattaaagtatagttgatttacaatgctctgtcgaTTTCCACACATACCTTTTAAATATTAGGTATTTGTGGTTTTACACCTTCCTGTCTCTCCTTCTATGGTTCCACTTTCAGTAAATGGCATCATTCTTCACCTTGTCACCAAAGCCAAAAGCTGAGGGATATTCTGGATGTGTTCCTTCCTTCCCCAATGAATATTGTTCAGCATAAATGTCGATAGTTCTAGCCCCCACATATAAATTTCTGAGTCACTGCGGGTTTCCATTCTCACTGCCAAGGTTTGGTTCACATACTCATGATTTCTTCCCTGGactattaaaaaaagtttaatggaAACTTGCTTCCAGCCACAACCCTCTGATCCATTCTCCACATTAGGTTGGATCTATTGTTCTAAACTACCCATATGGTTACGTTACTCCATGGCCTAAAAGCCAGGAATGGCCCTCTAATCTCTACAATAGCAAATGTGTCTTCAACTTAACTGTGGTTTTGTGACCTGACACGCATATCCTTTTTCTGGCATTCACGCCCAACTTTTTCCCAAAGGACTGCCCTCCTTTATATGCTAAGCACTTGAGGTCTTAAGTAGAAATGACTCTTGAAATTTGTAAATCTCGGCCTGCTCAATCAGAACACAGCATTCCACTCACCAAAACAATAGATTCAGGGGACTCAAATAGAGCCCTGAGACTTTGCTAGTTCGGCTgtaaaagaaaattctttcccATTGGACTTTGGCCTGTGAGCCTCTAGCCACCATTTTACTATCACAAAGCTTAATACAGTATGAGAATGGAGCCATGCACAGACGAAGTAGAAAAGCAGAGATAAAGGGATGTGGAGTCATCATATGGATCCTGATCCAGACATGTCTATAATAGCCAGCTCTTCCTTTGGACTTTGCATTTATGGCAGCCATTAAGGGCCATTTTTACTTAAGTCCTTTCGAGGTAGGTATTCAGTCACATGTAAAAGATGTTTTCCTAGCTAATATTAATGCAAGAACGCTTTAGCTAGGCGTATTAGACCATTGGGATCTAGCCTCTGCTTACTTTCATACTCACATCTCCATAGCCACATGTAATCTATAATTGAAGCAAATTCAGATGACTGTAATCCCAGGATGCCTTGCCCTTGTATGCCTCAggccctttgcacatgctatttccTTTTGCTCGTAATGCCATTGCTGTTCCTTGCATGTCTGGCTAGGTCATCTTTCAAAGCTCAGCTGAAAAGTTACTTCCTTTTCTCGaatcttcttcttcctcttcccctgtgCCCAAGGAGAATCGCAGGTGGCCTCATGTGTCCTCTTCACTATCTGGGAACAAGTACATAGTCACAGTAGCAACAGTGAACACTTACTGAGCACACTACTTCAAGTGTTTTATGTGTATTAGCTCATTTGGCCTTCGCAattattctccccattttacaaatgaggaaaccaagaggcagagaggttaagaaatgtGTAAGTGGCAAAAGAAATAGTAAGTGGCACAGTAGACACAGGCAGCCTGGTTCCAGAATCTTTCTTAATCATCATGCTGGGTCCTTATCCTATTTCACATTAATTTCACACTAGTGCCATCATCATGTAGCTCATCTATATCTACATTTGTCTCTCTGCTGGTGATTTTGTCCTATTCAACTTTATAGTCCAGGACTGTATGCAATGCCTGACATACATAATACGTGCTCAATAAAAAATAGGATGAATTAATCAGTGACAAGTTCTGTTCAAATGCAACGTTtgcacatggagagagagagagagattgcaaGAGAAAAGCCCTATGATTGTCCTGTGTATTAATTAAGGCTCTTAAGGTTACAACTGACAGAATCCAAGCTCAGGAAGAGGGAACTAACTAAAGTAACGTACAATTCTAGTTCTTATCCATTGTCACCAAGATTTCAGCTCTCCTCCAGTGCAGACTTCACTTTCATGTAGGCTCTTGCCATTGAGGCAATGCACTTCGCAGCCTCagcaggaatgtgtgtgtgtgtgtgtgtgtgtgtgtgtgtgtgtgtctttctcaaTAGCCCTAGCAAAAGACGTGAGGATGATAGCCTTTTAGTACTGATTGGTCCTGCTTGAGTCTCATGATTCAAGCCTCATGTCCCTTAATCAAGGATTGGCCAGGGAGATGCCGTGTTCCCACACCTATGTCACGTGTCCATTCCTAgagctaaaaatagaatcaatCCCACCTACAGCGCAGGGGAAATAAAGGTGCCAGGTCTAAAAAGGAGAGTTTGTTGATAGTCTGTCAAAAGCAACAGTTCTCTGTAGGctgatttcacatttattttgtctgcatgatgcaaaataaatgttttcagaatGGTTCTTCTCTTAGATAATCTAATTTCTGATAATATTTTATCAGACTTGACCACATTTTGTGTATTCTATGAACCTGGCATCTGTGATGATCTCTTGCCACAGGCTATTGTAATGCCTGCTCCCAGTCAgcacaaaaatgaaagaatgggCCATTCTCCATTGAAGTCTTCTTCTTCCCCTCCAACCTCCTGATTTTTGACATCAATCCTCTAAAATGTACAACCATCTATGCAATGACTTTTGATAATTATGAAAAGAGGGGGAAAGCATCTTTGGAGATTAGACTCTTTGTGGAATCAGAAAAGGACCAGTAAAACCAAATCATTCCTTGATCGGTATAATGACAGCACTGAAATGGGAGATTGACATGCCATGCTGGGTCACAGACTCCATTGCTatcctcatttttccttcttgttcttgAGATATTATCAATGGATGCCTAATGATTCCAACAGCTGCCATTTACCCTGTGCTTTCTTAGTAACCCGTACTATAGTTACCAGTACTGGTCAATAAGGTAAAACAGTTACTGGTACTGGTAATAAGCTGTAATGGTTACTGGTACTGGTCAATAAGGTACAATGTACCTTATTTCATCCTCAGGAAAAGCAGTGCCTctctggctcccctccccccagaaggAGGAGCATTGATAAGAGGTGTGTCCATAGCCCCAGTGCTGGGATGTTGCTTAAGAATGACAAGAGAGGTCAGGCACATACCCAGGTCTCTGTGGATTCTTCCCTCCTGGGAATATGCCACTCAGGGTCTAAACAAGGAGCAGTAGGACATGCTCAAAAGGATTTCATGGTAGAGAGTTCAGTGGAACAACTGTATTCAGAAGAGCAGGCAAGGTTCAAAGGACCAAGCAGAGGTGCTGAAGTATCCAAGCTCTAGCAATAGCAGGAACCATCACCACCCCAGGCCtgaaggggtggggaggcaaCAGGCATTGCTGAATACAGCAGAGAGCTGGAGACTTGAAAGAAgaccctcctccaggaagcacacctggagaagagcctggtcaCCTCCAGAACAGGGCAGCGATGGGGAGGAAGGCAAGGCAGTATATCTATGACCCTGCTCTCCTTCCACCCTCCAGTCTCCTATCTGCACCTGCCCCAGCCAAACCCAACAGCTCTGGGAAGCAAGGGAGGCTGGGTGATGCCGGACACAGAGAGGGGCTTCTCAGACAAAGAGCAGCACAAGGAAGGACAGAAAGTTGATGTAGGGTCAAGAATTGGGGTGCAGTAAG is a window encoding:
- the C1QTNF7 gene encoding complement C1q tumor necrosis factor-related protein 7 isoform X2; this translates as MFVLLYVTSFAICASGQPRGNQFKGDTYSPRYICSIPGLPGPPGPPGANGSPGPHGRIGLPGRDGRDGRKGEKGEKGAAGLRGKTGPLGLAGEKGDQGETGKKGPMGPEGEKGEVGPVGPPGPKGDRGEKGEPGLPGVCRCGSIVLKSAFSVGITTSYPEERLPIIFNKVLFNEGEHYNPATGKFICAFPGIYYFSYDITLANKHLAIGLVHNGQYRIKTFDANTGNHDVASGSTVIYLQPEDEVWLEIFFTDQNGLFSDPGWADSLFSGFLLYVDTDYLDSISEDDEL
- the C1QTNF7 gene encoding complement C1q tumor necrosis factor-related protein 7 isoform X1; amino-acid sequence: MRTNRTFLHTWREPKMFVLLYVTSFAICASGQPRGNQFKGDTYSPRYICSIPGLPGPPGPPGANGSPGPHGRIGLPGRDGRDGRKGEKGEKGAAGLRGKTGPLGLAGEKGDQGETGKKGPMGPEGEKGEVGPVGPPGPKGDRGEKGEPGLPGVCRCGSIVLKSAFSVGITTSYPEERLPIIFNKVLFNEGEHYNPATGKFICAFPGIYYFSYDITLANKHLAIGLVHNGQYRIKTFDANTGNHDVASGSTVIYLQPEDEVWLEIFFTDQNGLFSDPGWADSLFSGFLLYVDTDYLDSISEDDEL
- the C1QTNF7 gene encoding complement C1q tumor necrosis factor-related protein 7 precursor; its protein translation is MSAMPRKEPKMFVLLYVTSFAICASGQPRGNQFKGDTYSPRYICSIPGLPGPPGPPGANGSPGPHGRIGLPGRDGRDGRKGEKGEKGAAGLRGKTGPLGLAGEKGDQGETGKKGPMGPEGEKGEVGPVGPPGPKGDRGEKGEPGLPGVCRCGSIVLKSAFSVGITTSYPEERLPIIFNKVLFNEGEHYNPATGKFICAFPGIYYFSYDITLANKHLAIGLVHNGQYRIKTFDANTGNHDVASGSTVIYLQPEDEVWLEIFFTDQNGLFSDPGWADSLFSGFLLYVDTDYLDSISEDDEL